The DNA region AGCCACAGCGACCCGCCGCTCATCGAGAACTTCAACCTCGTCGTCAAGCCCGGCCAGCGTGTGGCCCTGGTGGGCGGCACCGGCAGCGGGAAGAGCACCATCGGCAAGATGATCGGCGGCCTGTACCAGCCCTGGGGCGGCGAGATCCTGTTCGACGGGGTTGCGCGAGAGAAGATCTCGCGTGAGGTGATCACCTCCGGCCTGGGCTATGTCGATCAGGAGATCGTGCTCTTCGACGGCAGCATCCGCGACAATCTCACACTCTGGAACCCCGCCTACGATGACGAGACCCTCGTGCGCGCGCTGCGCGACGCCTCGCTCGAGCACGAGATCCTCGATCGCGTCGGCGGCCTCGACTCCACCATCCGCGAGGGGGGCAGCGACCTCAGCGGCGGGCAGCGGCAGCGCCTCGAGATCGCCCGCGCCCTGGCCCTCGAACCCGCCATCATGGTTCTCGATGAAGCCACCAGCGCCCTCGACGCGCTTGTCGAGCGAAACATTGACGCCCGCCTTCGGGCGCGCGGAATCACCTGCGTCATCATCGCCCATCGACTCAGCACCATCAGAGACTGCGACGAGATCATCGTGCTCGACCACGGTAGGGTGCTGCAGCGCGGCACGCATGACAAGCTCATCAAGCAGGAAGGGGCCCCGTACTGGGAGCTCATCCAGGCCGAGACCGCGGCCAACGCCGCTGCCGTGAAGACCGCCGAAGGGGGGGCCGGAGCATGAGCAGCCCCCTCATCGATGCCGTTGCCGCGCTCGAGGCCGCCGCGTGGGAAGAGGGCGGAGCAAACCATCCCATCGACCTCGACGACGCCGATGCCGCCTGGTTCGTGGCCCCCGTCGACGGCACGTTCGTTCAGCTCTTCGAGGTGGCGCCAGCCGTGGGCGGAGGCCCCGGCACACGCACCCCCCTGATCGAGATCCCGGCGGGCGGGGTGTTCCTCGGCGCCGAGCCCATCGACGGCCACACCCTGCTGGGCGTGGGCAGCGCGGGTGCGCGGGTGCTGCGCGTTCCGCTGACGTCGCTGGGCGATCTCACCCTTGACGGAGAGAAGCAGAACGCGCTCGAGACGGCGGTGCGTCAGTACCTCGACCTCGTGGCCAGAAGCTACGCGGTAGAAGTCCCCGCCCGCTGGAGCGCCACGCCGGAGTCGGCCTGGCGCGAGCTGAAGCTGTTCCAGGCACTGGCCATGGAGGCCGCGGTGCGCGCATCCGTAGCGCGCGCCGACCGCCTTGCCAAGGGCGCGCAGGCCCGTCATGCCGTCGAGCGCGGAACCCTGGGCGCCGCCGTGATGAACCTGGCCGCGGTGCTGGGCAGCGGTGGAGCGTCACGCGCGGCAGTGCGCGGCGCGAGCAACGAGGAGGTGCTGCTGCGCACCTGCATGGTCATCGGCGAGCGCGCCGACATCACGTTCAAGCGACCGCCCCAGTCGAGTCGGGCCACCAATGTCGACCCCGTGACGCAGCTGGCCCGCGCGGCCCACGTCTATGCGCGCGAGGTCTCGCTGCGCGGCGAGTGGTACAGACGCGACGGCGGACCGCTGCTCGGGTTCACGCGCGATGACCCGCACCCCGTGGCGCTGATGCCGCTCTCTGCCACCCGCTACGAGATGATCGATCTCGTCGAGGGAACGCAGAAGAAGATCGGCCCCGCCGAGGCGCGTCTGATCGACGTGCGGGCGTTCTCGTTCCAGCGCACGCTGCCGGATCGCGCCCTCGACGTGCTCGACCTCATGCGCTTCAGCATGAAGTTCACCCGCGCCGACATGACGCGCATCAGCATCTTCGGCATGGCCATGTCGCTGCTGGCCATCATCACACCGATGGCGACCGGGTTCCTGGTGAGCACGGTCATTCCCCGCGGCCTGCACAAACAGGTGCTGAACGTGGGCATCGGCATGCTCACCGCCACCCTCTGCTCGGCCGCGTTCCAGCTGGCGCGATCGGTGGCCATGCTGCGCCTCGAGGGGCGCATCGATGCCGATCTGCAGGCCGCGATCATGATGCGGCTGCTCAACTGCCAGCCAGACTTCTTCCGCCGCTTCACCGCGGGCGATCTGGGGCAGCGCGTGCTGGGCGTCAACCAGGTGCGCCAGATCATGACGGGCGCAAACCTGCAGGCCTTGCTGGGCGCCGTGTTCTCGGTCTTCAGCTTCTTGATCATGTTCGTCTACAGCCCAGAGCTCGCCATGGTGGGCTGCCTGCTCATCGTGGTGATGTTCGCCTTCACCGTCTGGGCAGGCCTCACCTACACCAAACGCGCCCACCAGATCGCCGACATCACCGGCGAGCTGAGCGGACGCGTTCTGCAGCTGCTGCGCGGCATCGCGAAGATCCGGCTCTCCGGAGCCGAGGGGAGCGCGTTCAACCGATGGGTCGAGGCGTTCTCG from Pseudomonadota bacterium includes:
- a CDS encoding NHLP bacteriocin export ABC transporter permease/ATPase subunit; the protein is MSSPLIDAVAALEAAAWEEGGANHPIDLDDADAAWFVAPVDGTFVQLFEVAPAVGGGPGTRTPLIEIPAGGVFLGAEPIDGHTLLGVGSAGARVLRVPLTSLGDLTLDGEKQNALETAVRQYLDLVARSYAVEVPARWSATPESAWRELKLFQALAMEAAVRASVARADRLAKGAQARHAVERGTLGAAVMNLAAVLGSGGASRAAVRGASNEEVLLRTCMVIGERADITFKRPPQSSRATNVDPVTQLARAAHVYAREVSLRGEWYRRDGGPLLGFTRDDPHPVALMPLSATRYEMIDLVEGTQKKIGPAEARLIDVRAFSFQRTLPDRALDVLDLMRFSMKFTRADMTRISIFGMAMSLLAIITPMATGFLVSTVIPRGLHKQVLNVGIGMLTATLCSAAFQLARSVAMLRLEGRIDADLQAAIMMRLLNCQPDFFRRFTAGDLGQRVLGVNQVRQIMTGANLQALLGAVFSVFSFLIMFVYSPELAMVGCLLIVVMFAFTVWAGLTYTKRAHQIADITGELSGRVLQLLRGIAKIRLSGAEGSAFNRWVEAFSKQRRLTLENRLVEAQIAAVQVAFPTLTTFFFFLYIAGSGTAGTTTGASFIAFYGAFGQFQGGILGLAGALNSLLTIAPILRRAQPLLEASLERDDTRPDPGVLRGGLRLENVGFRYNPEGAPILENVSIEVNPGEMVAIVGPSGGGKSTILRLMLGFERPETGRVLYDDQDMKQIDVQAVRRQLGVVLQDGKLMAGDIYTNIVGNALLTLDDAWEAARVAGIADDIRAMPMGMHTVLTEDAASFSGGQRQRLMIARAVVARPKYLFFDEATSALDAVVQDEVTRNLDALNATRIVIAHRVSTIRHATRIYVMQHGRVAQVGTYDELLAIDGPFAELVKRQLA